One part of the Rutidosis leptorrhynchoides isolate AG116_Rl617_1_P2 chromosome 1, CSIRO_AGI_Rlap_v1, whole genome shotgun sequence genome encodes these proteins:
- the LOC139886374 gene encoding uncharacterized protein: protein MIKNISHVLDDRIEEMDQKYKKVLGNLAANFAAATLKVKSRYFHRIGASGKGTLKIYDNVPEFPDHKIFSPGKCYPVIIRHSNCLSSDDDARLDPRGTAIRILSDDTEKSNTSLLDLTLKTGKAFHARTIGDFATWLVCGAAAREEHVKHAPHIRDAMWDSLRKADSYADLHYYSNICRLFRFEDGNEMYVKFKLRPFDETIDEDSGKVDPTGILPPETGAIPRDGNDTRPLLFLQDDFNRRVNSPNNVRYVLQLQIRSVPNTERLREAALDCTKPWDEKEYPYVAVGEIIIDEILAKEESENLEFNPFLRCHEVDVIRATLCSQSASLDHGRSLVYSICQHLRNNKPLPEAWRNFLDHSDVKVDLTGCPMENVIEKNDNQKVTLARSWYQNLWMVGKSGFVGSRSVAMPGVTVENEGSLAALSLAMKEEIVK, encoded by the exons ATGATCAAAAACATTAGTCATGTTTTGGATGATAGGATTGAAGAAATGGATCAAAAGTACAAAAAAGTACTAGGAAACCTAGCCGCAAATTTTGCTGCCGCAACGCTTAAAGTCAAGTCAAGATACTTTCATCGAATCGGTGCTTCAGGTAAGGGAACGTTAAAGATTTACGATAACGTTCCCGAATTTCCCGATCACAAAATCTTTTCACCGGGAAAATGTTATCCGGTAATTATTCGACATAGTAATTGTTTAAGTTCCGATGATGATGCAAGACTCGATCCACGTGGTACAGCGATAAGAATACTTTCGGATGATACCGAAAAGAGTAATACTTCACTGCTCGATTTAACGTTGAAAACGGGAAAAGCGTTTCATGCTCGTACGATTGGTGACTTTGCAACGTGGTTGGTTTGTGGGGCCGCAGCACGAGAAGAGCATGTGAAACATGCTCCTCATATACGAGATGCAATGTGGGATTCGTTAAGAAAAGCTGATTCGTATGCTGATTTGCATTACTATTCGAATATTTGCAGGTTGTTTAGATTCGAAGATGGAAATGAAATGTATGTGAAGTTTAAGCTGAGACCGTTTGATGAGACAATCGATGAAGATTCTGGTAAAGTGGACCCCACGGGTATACTTCCACCCGAAACAGGTGCTATTCCAAGAGATGGGAATGATACACGCCCACTTCTTTTTCTTCAAGATGATTTTAATCGTCGTGTGAATTCTCCTAACAATGTTCGGTATGTACTTCAACTACAAATTCGTTCGGTACCAAACACCGAAAGATTACGTGAGGCTGCACTCGATTGTACTAAACCGTGGGATGAAAAGGAATACCCGTATGTTGCGGTTGGagaaattatcatcgatgaaataCTTGCAAAAGAAGAATCGGAAAATTTGGAATTCAACCCGTTTTTAAGATGTCATGAAGTGGATGTTATTCGTGCCACATTGTGTTCTCAAAGTGCTTCGCTAGATCATGGTAGGTCTCTCGTGTACTCCATTTGTCAACATTTACGCAATAACAAACCTTTGCCCGAAGCTTGGAGAAACTTTTTAGACCACTCGGATGTAAAGGTTGATCTAACTGGTTGCCCGATGGAAAATGTAATTGAGAAAAACGACAATCAAAAAGTGACACTCGCAAGATCATGGTACCAAAACTTATGGATGGT GGGGAAAA GCGGTTTTGTCGGAAGTCGAAGTGTCGCGATGCCTGGAGTTACGGTGGAGAATGAAGGTAGTCTTGCTGCTTTGTCacttgctatgaaagaagagattgTTAAGTGA